Genomic DNA from Gemmatimonadales bacterium:
GCTGGTCAATCAGGTCACCCACGGCCGGTGGAGCGTTACGCGCATCGAGGGGACCGATCCGCAGACGCAGACGATGTACTACTCGTCGACCGAAGCGTCGCCGCTGCAGCGGCAGCTCTATGCCATCCAGTTCGACGGGACGCGTGCACGCCGCCTGACCACCGAGGAAGGGACCCACGCGATCGACATGTCCCCCGACGCGCGATACTACCTCGACAGCTGGTCGTCCACCACGGTGCCGCGCCATGTGGTGCTGCATACCACGGCGGATGCCGGCCACGCGATCCGGACCCTCGAGGACAACACCGCCGTTTCGCAGTGGGTGGCGAGCCATGCGTATTCGCCGACCCTGCTGATGAAGTTCACGACCAGCGACAGCGTCTCGATCGATATCTCGATGATCAAGCCGGTGCCGTTCGATCCGTCCCGCAAGTACCCGGTGATCTTCACCGTCTACGGCGGACCGGGATCGCAGGGCGTCTACGATCAGTTCGGCACCAGCACGCAGCAGCAGTGGATGGCGCAGCAGGGGTACATCGTCGTCAACGTGAACAACCGCGGCACCAACAACTACGGCAGCGCGTTCATGAAGGTCGTCTACGGCAACCTGGGCCGATACGAAAGCCGCGACTTCGCCGAGACGGCGAGATACCTGGCGACGCTGCCGTACGTCGATGCGCGGCGCATCGGGATCATGGGGACGAGCTACGGCGGGTACAGCACGGTCTACACCATGGAGATGTATCCCGACCTCTTCACGGCCGGTGTCGCCAACTCGGCCGTGACCGACTGGCGGCTCTACGATACCATCTATACCGAGCGGTACATGGGATTGCTTGGCGACAACACCGCGGGCTATCAGGGGAGTTCGGCGATCGTCAATGCCCCGAAGCTGCAGGGGCACCTGATGGTGATCCATTCGATGATGGACGACAATGTTCATCCGCAGCAGACGATGCAGCTGCTCACCGCGCTCACGGCGGCCGGGAAGGATGTCGATCTCAGGATCTATCCGTCCGGCCACCACGGCGCGGCGTACGACCTTTCGTCCTTCAAGCTGATCACGTCGAACACGCTGGACTTCCTCAACAAGTACCTGCAGCCCAGCGCGATGCCGTGATCACATCGACTTGACGGCCTGCCAGATCGCCGGAAGAAACCCGATGATCCAGACGATGAGCGCTGTCGTCCACGCCCGCCCCCGGGTCACGCGCATCGTGACTTCGAGGCCGACGGCGATCAGGAAGATCGACCAGAGGGTGAAGAGGTCGAACCGGCTCAACGCACCGGCCAGGATCGGTGCGTGCGCCGCGTCGACGAATCGCGCCGGAGACAGGGTCAGCACCGTCGGCGACGTGATCGCGGTGTCGGACATGAACGCCATCTCGACCGCGGCGACGATGAGGCCAATCACCCTGGGAAAGAGCGAGAACGTCGCGATCATCGCGGCGACACCATAGCGCACCTTGACGTCGGTGAACCGCCCGACGATCCACACCAGCAGCGCCACGATGAACGGCAGGAGGACGAAGGTCACCACCTGGCCGATCATCGCGAACTTCTCGCCGATCGACTTCCCCGCGGCGATCTGCTCGGGGGTGATCCCGGGGCGCGCCGCCATCGACTTGGCGATCATCACGTCCCAGAGCGGCTGCATCAGGCTTGCTGTAGCAACAGTTACTATAGCGACCACGATGGCGAGCGCCAGCAGTGGCAGGCCGAACTCGCCATTGGTCCGCCGCGCAAAGACCGCCCGCGGCGCGTAGAAGATCTCGAGCAGGTCGGCGGCACCGGGCTTGGCGGCCGTCTCGTCGATGGGAACACTCGTCATCATCACTCCGTGGTTCGGGGAAGACCGGCAGCGCCTGCCGGTGGGATGTCCTACTCGCCGATCACCGGTTCCGCAATCTCGTCGCCCCGCGGCACCAGGTGCGGCGACTGGTTGAGCAACCGGGCGCAGGTGTTCCACCGCAGGATCGCGTCGTCATCACCCGCCGGCCGGATCGCCTCGGCGCGTTCATAGC
This window encodes:
- a CDS encoding YIP1 family protein; the encoded protein is MTSVPIDETAAKPGAADLLEIFYAPRAVFARRTNGEFGLPLLALAIVVAIVTVATASLMQPLWDVMIAKSMAARPGITPEQIAAGKSIGEKFAMIGQVVTFVLLPFIVALLVWIVGRFTDVKVRYGVAAMIATFSLFPRVIGLIVAAVEMAFMSDTAITSPTVLTLSPARFVDAAHAPILAGALSRFDLFTLWSIFLIAVGLEVTMRVTRGRAWTTALIVWIIGFLPAIWQAVKSM
- a CDS encoding S9 family peptidase; amino-acid sequence: MCTRRVAGFALCIGLALPPALSAQGSARFQSLDEALQSAGALAGRGAPAGLTWIEGGARYAYAGRSGTATVIHAYQPTTGADTVLFTNEGLTYPGTTRPFVYQSFQWARDFKHLIFQTDFQPLYRRSGVSDYYVYSLAGKSLQLAAKGARTAELSPDGSMLGVERGGDMYVDDLTSHAERRLTSDATTTDYNGHFDWVYEEEFGLAQAWNWSPDSRHIAFWQINEASEPVIQLSDYSGPHPEWDQLRIPQPGDSNPRARVGVVDVKSGTRIWLDPGERGDYYIPRIYWTAHPDTLAMITLDRPQQSMKLYFFDVNTGGHRLVMSESSKTWIDVYDFYAGIQDMMSFPEHSHEFFWISDRDGWQHVYRYDYSGKLVNQVTHGRWSVTRIEGTDPQTQTMYYSSTEASPLQRQLYAIQFDGTRARRLTTEEGTHAIDMSPDARYYLDSWSSTTVPRHVVLHTTADAGHAIRTLEDNTAVSQWVASHAYSPTLLMKFTTSDSVSIDISMIKPVPFDPSRKYPVIFTVYGGPGSQGVYDQFGTSTQQQWMAQQGYIVVNVNNRGTNNYGSAFMKVVYGNLGRYESRDFAETARYLATLPYVDARRIGIMGTSYGGYSTVYTMEMYPDLFTAGVANSAVTDWRLYDTIYTERYMGLLGDNTAGYQGSSAIVNAPKLQGHLMVIHSMMDDNVHPQQTMQLLTALTAAGKDVDLRIYPSGHHGAAYDLSSFKLITSNTLDFLNKYLQPSAMP